From Helicobacter anatolicus, the proteins below share one genomic window:
- a CDS encoding D-serine ammonia-lyase, with translation MMVLEQLKRMEECFWLNNDLTTDLKTELESNGIRYSDIEDARARLNRFAPLLKKIFPITQKSNGIIESPLECINNFKSVLEKKEDVKISGDVYIKLDSHLPISGSIKARGGIYEVLKYTEDLLLQNNLLSLDSDYSLIVDHKDFLSQYKIAVGSTGNLGLSIGIMSAKLGYRVEVHMSNDAKEWKKQMLREHGCNVITYESDYGRAVEEGRKSSENDPFCYFIDDENSKNLFLGYSVAARRLKGQLESFDIQIGEKRPLYVYLPCGVGGGPGGVAYGLKSVFGEHVKCFFAEPTHSPCMMLGLLTRRHDAISVNDIGLDNKTAADGLAVGRASKLVGRVLEHIIDGCFSVSDSNMYKYLTLMAKTQDIFLEPSALAGVKGLVFSKELGNIHPNALHLIWATGGSMVPPVEMEKFLKEGEKYL, from the coding sequence ATGATGGTATTAGAACAATTAAAAAGAATGGAAGAGTGTTTTTGGTTAAATAATGATTTGACAACAGATTTAAAAACAGAATTGGAGTCAAATGGTATTAGATATTCAGATATTGAGGATGCGCGAGCAAGACTTAATCGTTTTGCTCCTTTGCTTAAAAAGATTTTTCCTATCACGCAAAAAAGTAATGGAATTATTGAAAGTCCTTTGGAGTGTATAAATAATTTTAAGTCGGTTTTGGAAAAAAAAGAAGATGTAAAAATTAGTGGAGATGTTTATATTAAACTCGATTCTCATTTGCCTATTTCTGGATCTATTAAAGCAAGAGGAGGAATCTACGAGGTATTAAAGTATACAGAAGATTTGCTTTTGCAAAATAATTTATTGAGTTTAGATTCTGATTATAGCTTAATTGTCGATCATAAGGATTTTTTAAGTCAATATAAAATTGCTGTAGGATCCACAGGAAATCTTGGGCTTTCCATTGGTATTATGAGTGCAAAACTTGGTTATAGAGTAGAGGTGCATATGAGCAATGATGCAAAAGAGTGGAAGAAGCAAATGTTAAGAGAGCATGGTTGCAATGTGATTACTTATGAAAGTGATTATGGTAGAGCAGTAGAAGAAGGAAGAAAGAGTTCTGAAAATGATCCTTTTTGTTATTTTATCGATGATGAAAACTCAAAAAACCTTTTTTTGGGTTATAGTGTAGCTGCAAGGAGATTAAAAGGACAATTAGAAAGCTTTGATATTCAAATTGGTGAAAAAAGACCACTTTATGTTTATTTGCCTTGTGGTGTGGGTGGTGGACCTGGTGGTGTAGCATATGGTTTGAAAAGTGTATTTGGTGAACATGTTAAATGTTTTTTCGCAGAACCTACACATAGCCCTTGTATGATGTTGGGGCTTTTGACAAGACGACATGATGCTATAAGTGTCAATGATATAGGGTTGGATAATAAAACAGCAGCAGATGGTTTGGCAGTGGGGAGGGCATCTAAACTTGTTGGAAGAGTATTAGAACATATTATTGATGGTTGTTTTAGTGTTAGCGATTCTAATATGTATAAATATCTTACATTGATGGCTAAGACACAAGATATATTTTTAGAACCAAGTGCATTGGCTGGTGTTAAGGGTCTTGTTTTTAGTAAAGAGCTTGGCAATATCCATCCTAATGCTTTGCATTTGATATGGGCTACTGGTGGCAGCATGGTGCCACCAGTAGAAATGGAAAAGTTTTTAAAAGAGGGTGAAAAATATCTTTAA
- a CDS encoding GntT/GntP/DsdX family permease, whose protein sequence is MSNNMMLIGILVLGILFIIFAITRLKLHAFLALSLASIFVGMLAGIPLDKIGNILEKGVGGTLGFLAIIIGCGAILGKILEISGGALVIANSLLKLLGPKRADIAMMFVGFFAGIAVFVEVGFVLLAPLIFVVAREMKISYIKIGIALATSLMCVHCLVPPHPAATSVVQKLDADMAQVIMWSIFIGLIAAFFGGIFYLCTFSFRESEVESFGHTFEDSKKLPSVFATYFCVLLPLFLMFSKVFFNNTFVGFISNPIVALLIGVMASCYLLGVLQGFNMGDLLIKSGDSFREIAGVLLIIGAGGAFNEVLIASDIGEALKQVLKTSELNPIFLAWLIAIILHVSVGSATVAMISAAGIIGTLDTGVSKEVLCLAIGSGAIGLTIVTDSLFWLVKETLRLDMKDMFKYFTGATTIASVVGLGLSFVLSKFI, encoded by the coding sequence ATGAGTAATAATATGATGTTGATTGGTATTTTAGTCCTTGGCATCTTATTTATTATTTTTGCAATTACAAGGCTTAAATTACACGCATTTTTGGCCTTGTCTTTAGCTAGTATTTTTGTAGGGATGCTAGCAGGTATTCCTTTGGACAAAATTGGAAATATTTTAGAAAAGGGTGTTGGTGGTACTTTGGGGTTTTTGGCTATTATTATAGGGTGTGGTGCGATTTTGGGAAAGATTTTGGAAATTAGCGGAGGGGCATTGGTTATTGCAAATTCTTTATTAAAACTACTGGGGCCAAAAAGAGCAGATATTGCAATGATGTTTGTAGGTTTTTTTGCTGGGATCGCTGTTTTTGTTGAAGTAGGTTTTGTTTTATTAGCCCCTTTAATTTTTGTTGTTGCTAGAGAAATGAAAATTTCATATATTAAAATAGGCATTGCATTGGCAACTTCCTTGATGTGTGTGCATTGTTTGGTACCACCACACCCTGCAGCAACAAGTGTGGTTCAAAAACTTGATGCGGATATGGCACAGGTTATTATGTGGAGTATTTTCATTGGATTAATTGCAGCATTTTTTGGAGGCATCTTTTATTTGTGCACTTTTTCTTTTAGGGAATCTGAGGTTGAGAGTTTTGGCCATACTTTTGAAGATTCAAAAAAACTTCCCAGTGTATTTGCAACATATTTTTGTGTACTTTTGCCTTTATTTTTGATGTTTAGTAAGGTATTTTTTAATAATACCTTTGTTGGTTTTATTAGTAATCCCATAGTTGCTCTACTTATTGGAGTGATGGCAAGTTGTTATCTTTTGGGTGTATTACAAGGTTTTAATATGGGCGATTTATTAATAAAAAGTGGAGATTCTTTTCGAGAAATTGCAGGGGTTTTATTAATTATTGGTGCTGGAGGTGCTTTTAATGAAGTGTTAATTGCAAGTGATATTGGTGAGGCATTAAAACAAGTTTTAAAAACCTCTGAGCTTAATCCTATATTTTTAGCATGGCTTATTGCTATTATTTTACATGTAAGTGTGGGGAGTGCAACAGTGGCAATGATTAGTGCAGCTGGAATTATCGGAACTCTTGACACAGGTGTTAGTAAAGAGGTTTTATGTTTAGCTATAGGAAGTGGGGCTATTGGTTTAACAATTGTGACAGATAGTTTATTTTGGTTGGTAAAAGAAACATTAAGATTGGACATGAAAGATATGTTTAAATATTTTACTGGTGCAACAACAATTGCTAGTGTTGTAGGTTTGGGTTTAAGCTTTGTTTTATCAAAATTTATTTAG
- a CDS encoding fumarate reductase iron-sulfur subunit — protein MSAPQNEGRIITIRVLKFDPQSAISKPHFKEYKLQEAHSMTIFIALNMIREKFDPDLSFDFVCRAGICGSCGMMINGRPRLACKTLTQDFAEGVITLMPLPAFKLIKDLSVNTGEWFAGMTKKVESWIHSNTPVDISKVEEKVDPDVAQEVFELDRCIECGCCIASCATKLMREDFIGAAGMNRIVRFMIDPHDKRSDEDFYELVGNDDGVFGCMSLIACHDTCPKELPLQSKIAYLRRKMIQVGMKK, from the coding sequence ATGAGCGCCCCACAAAACGAAGGAAGAATAATTACAATAAGAGTTTTAAAATTTGATCCACAGAGTGCAATTTCTAAACCTCATTTTAAAGAATATAAATTGCAAGAAGCACATTCTATGACAATTTTTATTGCACTTAATATGATTAGAGAAAAATTTGATCCGGATCTTAGCTTTGATTTTGTCTGTCGTGCAGGAATCTGTGGAAGTTGCGGAATGATGATCAATGGTCGTCCGCGTCTTGCTTGCAAAACTCTAACACAAGATTTTGCAGAAGGAGTAATTACTCTTATGCCACTACCTGCATTTAAACTTATCAAGGATTTGAGTGTAAATACCGGGGAATGGTTTGCAGGAATGACAAAAAAAGTAGAAAGCTGGATTCATAGCAACACCCCTGTGGATATTAGCAAAGTAGAAGAAAAAGTTGATCCCGATGTAGCCCAAGAGGTTTTTGAGCTTGATAGATGCATAGAATGTGGATGCTGTATTGCCAGCTGTGCTACAAAACTTATGCGTGAGGACTTTATTGGTGCAGCAGGAATGAATCGTATTGTAAGATTTATGATTGATCCGCACGATAAAAGAAGTGATGAAGATTTTTATGAGCTAGTAGGCAATGATGATGGTGTATTTGGTTGTATGAGTTTAATTGCTTGTCATGATACTTGCCCAAAAGAGTTACCATTACAAAGCAAGATTGCTTACTTAAGAAGAAAAATGATACAAGTAGGGATGAAAAAATAA